The nucleotide sequence tcgagtctcctatctttgataaaaaaaaaaacaatttatttatgtaaattgcccCAATAATAAGTATATTAAATTGCTTTaacaatattataaaataattaaaaatatttacaaatttatcataaaatgcCATCAATTTTTTTGGCGGTTAAAATTTTTGGTCCCTTTAAAAATGGTCTTATTCGCCTCAGAACAAGAAGCATGCTGCAAATCAAATTTAGTGTATTTACTTGGTTCTGTGCTCATAAACTAGAATTTAAGTTGTTATATCAGCTAAATATCAACACCACTACTAGAGTTTATTTTTAAAgggtgaaaattaaaagagagctggAAGTAACTCATTACAACATAAGAATATACCCATTACAAcaataaaaaagttttatttttgaACTTAATTATGTCATCTAACAAACAATAAGTAAGCTCCTCATGACCTTCATTTGCATGAAACACCTCAAAATTTTCTTGGACTAAAGATAAATCCCTACTAAAGACAATACCAAGAAAGCCACAAAATTTAATGATCCATCAAAAGAAAGCAAATAGGATGAACCTGCTGACTTAACATTTGGGCTTGGGCTTGGGCTTGGACTTGATCTTGGGGTTAGGAGGTTGGGATCTCTACTAGAAGGTGCGGAAGGTAACAACGGAGGAGATGGAATTGGAGGTGAGGCCAAACATGAAGAAGAATCTGTGCTATTAGGACATGGTTTTAGTGTGGGAACACTAGAGTTATTATTATTCATTGATGATGATGGCACACAAGATTCTGATAATACCCCATCAATGCCATGGCACCTAATTGAAGATCCTGCTACACAAATATTTGGGCTAATGATTCTAATATTGTTGATAACATAATTCTTCCTACCATTGTTTGTGATCCTGAGCATGCAATTTGGCAATGAGCTTGGGATTGTTGTGCCTGTTGGGAATTGTTTCAATGTGTCAAATAACAATGGTGATGGGATTGAATGCCTTAGCAAGAACCCTGAAACTGACCCTTCTTGTAACAAAATGTTAGATAGCATTCTATCATTTGGCATCAAGAATGTCACGTTTTCTTCGAGTCTTACGTCCGGCGGGGACATGTTGACGAGCATCACGAATGTGAAGTAATTCGCCCTTTGCATCTCCGCAGTCGCGGCAACGAGGTCTTGGTTCCTCGCCGGATTGGGTTCTGTTTGAGTGGTTGATGGAATCAAAATCAGTAGGAGGAACACTTCCAAAAGCTTCATGTTGCTTGCCATTAAGGTATTCGCTTGGTTTCTATTCCTCTTTTCAATGTGTTTGTTTGTCATGAAAAGTGCACTTTAGACTTTGAGAATAAAATGAGAAATGCtatgaaattttatttttattttttggatgtgCACATGCAAAGGTGCTGCTCCACCAACTTAGCCTCACACACCTCCTGAATGATTGTAACCTCAAATTAGGAGCCACTATATATCTTAATCGGATAATTTTGTCAAAGATTATAAATTGTTATCTCGACACTTAAGAGTGGGTGTCTATTCAAATAGAAAGC is from Arachis ipaensis cultivar K30076 chromosome B01, Araip1.1, whole genome shotgun sequence and encodes:
- the LOC107605654 gene encoding FAS1 domain-containing protein SELMODRAFT_448915-like, whose product is MTNKHIEKRNRNQANTLMASNMKLLEVFLLLILIPSTTQTEPNPARNQDLVAATAEMQRANYFTFVMLVNMSPPDVRLEENVTFLMPNDRMLSNILLQEGSVSGFLLRHSIPSPLLFDTLKQFPTGTTIPSSLPNCMLRITNNGRKNYVINNIRIISPNICVAGSSIRCHGIDGVLSESCVPSSSMNNNNSSVPTLKPCPNSTDSSSCLASPPIPSPPLLPSAPSSRDPNLLTPRSSPSPSPSPNVKSAGSSYLLSFDGSLNFVAFLVLSLVGIYL